In Gemmatimonas sp., the DNA window CCGAGTCGACCACGATGTCGACATCGTCGACAAAGCGGAACACCAAGCTCTTGCACTCGGCGTGCAGATAGCCCTCGCGTTCCACCGTGATCGTCGTGCGCGGCTCGGCCAGCAGCGCCGCCTTGGCGCGGGCCAGCGCGGCCGCCGGTGTGTCGGTGAACGCGACCGTGGGCACGCGCTGCGCGCTGCGAGTGGTTTCGGTGGACACGCAATTCGGCGTGTCGGGACAGGGCGGCAGCACGTTATCGCTGCCGACCTGCGTGGGCGAGTGCCAGTATAGCGCTACGAGCGAAGCCATGATCACCGTGTGGGTCATCGTTTCACGAAGGTCCACTTCTTGGTGGAGCGCGTGAGGATCGCATCGTACTCGCGCGTCCTCACCCGCACCTCCGGCAACACATCGATCGCGAGCCGCGCCAACATCAACTCGGTGAGCAGCGGAATGCGGTCTTCACTGCTTTCGAGCGTATAGGTGCTGCCGCCCATCGGGATGGACACGACGCGCATTTTCGGCGTGCTCGACGCATGTCCCAGTTCGCGCATGCCGTCGCTCGACATCTGAATCAACGAATCGCCGCCGACCACCGCGCGCTCGGGACGATTGGCCGACGGCACGAACCACACCTCGGTGAAATTCTTCTGCGCGAGCGCGACCGGCACGAACTGGCCAAGTCCATTACCCGGCGCAGTGGCGGCGAGCCCACGCAGCAGTGCGCGCGCAGTCCCGCTGGCCAGCACGGTATCCACCGGATCGCGCACCACCATGCCACTGCGCGAGTCGGGCGTGGGGCCGGGATTGCGCAGGGCGAACTGGACCTTCACCTGCATGCCGGGGGGCGTATCGGTGAGCTCACCGAAGATGCCGCGCCATTCGTTCTTCTGCTTGATGCAAGTGAGCGACCAGCCGCGTTCCACCCCACCGAGCGCACCGGCGCGCAGCGCGTTGACCGTGGCCTCGAGGCAGCGCAGATAGCCGAGCACATCCACCGCCCGCGACTCGCGTTCGGCGAACAGTCCTTCGAAGCTGGTGGGCACCTTGGTGAAATCCGGCAGCTTCTGCGCGGGCAGCTTGGGCGCGGTGGCCTTCGGCTTGCTGCCACCGGTCGCACCTCCGGTAGTTCCACCGGTCGCTTGCGCGGGGAGCACGGAGACAGCGGCGC includes these proteins:
- a CDS encoding DUF1499 domain-containing protein produces the protein MTHTVIMASLVALYWHSPTQVGSDNVLPPCPDTPNCVSTETTRSAQRVPTVAFTDTPAAALARAKAALLAEPRTTITVEREGYLHAECKSLVFRFVDDVDIVVDSVAHVYRFRSASRLGRSDLGVNRKRIARISARLALPATTSN